The window ATCACTGTAAAAAAGATTGTAAGTATTGTGGGGTTAGAAGAAATCTTGAAGGTCTTCAAAGATATAGAATGACTGAGGATGAGATAATGGAAGTTGTTCACTCACTTCATAATATAGGAATAAAAACTGTAATACTTCAATCAGGAGAAGATGCTTGGTGGACTAGGGATAGAATTGCCCACTTAATAACTAGGATTAAAAAGGAAACTGGAATGAAGATAACTTTAAGCTTAGGAGAAAGACCAAGAGAAGAGTATGAATACTTTAAAAAGCTTGGAGCTAACAATTATCTTCTTAAAATAGAGACTACAAATGAAGAAATATTTAAATTTATCCATCCTGATGATGATATAAATCATAGAAAAGAATGTTCTAGTTGGTTAAAAGAACTTGGATATTTAAATGGATCTGGCTGTATAATAGGTCTTCCAGGTCAAAGAGAAGAAGATATTGCAAATGATATACTTTATTTCAAGGACATGGGTATTAATATGATAGGCATAGGACCTTTTATACCTGCAAAAGGAACTCCTCTTGAAAATTATCCAACTGGAGATGTAGATATGACTTTAAAGGCGGTTGCAGTTACAAGACTTGTATGTAAGAGAGTATTCCTTCCCGCAACTACTGCACTGGCGTCAATTGATTCAGATCTTCAAGCAGATGCCCTAAAGGCAGGTGCAAATACTATAATGCTTATAAATACTCCAGCAAAGTATAGATACAATTATCAAATATATTCGGACAAAAATATGGTTGATTTAAAATCTGCATATGATGCAGTTACGGGAGCAAATAGAGAATTCCCATCTTATTTAAAAATAGACATGGAGGTGTATAAGGATGCAGGGAACACCGAGAAGTAATAGACTTCATATATCTATATTCGGAAAAAGAAATGCAGGTAAATCAAGCCTTATCAATGCACTTACTAATCAAGATATAGCCCTAGTTTCAAATGTAGCTGGAACTACTACTGATCCCGTTTATAAGGCCATGGAAATACTTCCAATAGGACCTGTTGTTTTAATAGATACAGCAGGTATTGATGATGAAGGTGATTTAGGTCAGCTTAGAGTAAAAAAGACTCTTCAGGTGTTAAACAAAACTGAGCTTGCAGTACTTGTTATAAGTGCAGTTGATGGGGTAACTGATTTTGATAAAGAAACTTTAGATAGAATCAAGGATAAGAAGATACCTGTAGTTGGAGTTGTAAACAAGTCTGATGAAAAGAATCTGTCAGAAAGTGATATAAATAATATACAAGATGAGATTGGAATTGAATTTGTAAAGGTAAGTTCAAAGACTAGAGATGGAATAGATGAACTTAAAAATTTAATTATAAAGTATTCTCCAAATACTGATGTTGAAAAGAAGATAGTAGGGGATTTGATAGAACCACATGATTATGTAGTTTTAGTTACTCCTATAGATAAGGCTGCACCTAAAGGAAGATTAATACTTCCTCAACAACAGACTACAAGAGATATAATAGACCATGGCTCAATAGCAATAATAACAAGAGAAACAGAACTTGAAGCAACTCTTCAAGGTCTTAATAAAAGGCCAAAGATAGTTATAACAGATTCACAAGCTTTTGAAAAAGTAGATAAGTTAACTCCAAAAGATATACCTATGACATCATTTTCAATATTATATGCGAGATACAAGGCTGATTTAGAAGAACTTGTTCTTGGAGTTAAGCAAATAGAGAAACTAAAAGAAAATGATAATGTCTTAATATGTGAAGGGTGTACTCATCATAGACAAGAAGGAGATATAGGAAAAGATAAAATTCCTAAATGGATAGAGGGTATGTGTGGTAAAAATTTAAACTTTGAATGGACTTCTGGAGTCAACTATCCAGAGCCAGATGAAATGAAAAAGTATAGTTTGATAGTTCACTGTGGTGGATGCATGCTAAATCCTAAGGAAATGGAATTTAGAGTTATGCAGGCTAGAGAAAATAGAACTCCTATTGTAAATTACGGAATATTAATAGGTCATATAACTGGAGTTTTAGAAAGAGCACTTGAACCATTCCCTGTTGCTAAAGAACTTTATATTGGAGAGTAAGTAAAAATATAAAAAAAGTAGAAACTTAGATTTCGTTTATGAGATCTAGGTTTTTATTTTTTTTTAATAATTTAAATAATATTATTAATCAAAAATTAAGCTTATTGAAATAATATTTGTTTGTTAACAACTACTGTTATTTTTTCAGCGTATCTTGACGTTATCATGTTGCACTAAAATATTACCTTAATATTGTTAAATGTGCTATAATTTAGGATGTGTTATACTGGTTTATGTTAAAATATAACAAATTATACAAAATTTCAAAAGAAGGTGACTTCATGATTACAACTTTAGAAGAAAATGAACTTATAAAATCTTTTAATAATTTAATACCATATTTTCAATACTATTTTGAGGATGAAATTGCTTTTACTATTTCAAATACAGAGTATTTTTTAAGAGGTGTTGATAGTGAAACAATTAAGCTAGGGGTAAAGTCAGGGGATACAATTCCAGTAGGTTGTGCAGCGTACGAATGCTTAAAGGCTAAAAAAACAGTATCTATAATTGTACCAAAAGAGGTTTTTGGAATTTCTGTAAAAGCAATAGGAGTTCCAGTTGAAGAAAATGGAGAAGTAGTTGGAACGATTGTTATAGCCAAAAGTTTAAAACGTCAAAAAGAGATGTTTAATTTAACTGAGAACTTGTCTGATTCTTTAGAGCAAATAGCAAAATCTATTAATGAAATTAATAAAGGCGTACAAGATGTTGCATTAGTTAATGGAGCTATACAAAAAAATGTAAAAAAGACTTATGATGAAGCTCAAAATACAGATAAAGTATTGAAATTCATTGAAAATATAGCAAGTCAGACAAATTTACTAGGATTAAATGCAGCGATTGAAGCAGCTAGAGCAGGACAAGTAGGGAGAGGCTTTGGTGTAGTTGCAGATGAAATAAGAAAGTTATCAGTATCTAGTAGTGAGTCTATTAAGCAAATAAATGGAGTATTAAAAAATATTCAAGATTCAGTAACGAAAATATCAGATAAAATTAAT is drawn from Tepidibacter hydrothermalis and contains these coding sequences:
- the hydE gene encoding [FeFe] hydrogenase H-cluster radical SAM maturase HydE, whose translation is MDKGVKHFLIMAGSTNHMLMGDKLLKDNGIKTSLVPAPAEYGSVCAIAIKVEDKDIDISEKYLRENDISIRGIYEEKPERLTGLIDKLKNSIIRDGFLDVLKKIEDGQDLTHSDIVLLLKTDRKAEMEALFKAADEMRKKIIGDVVDIRGAIEFSNHCKKDCKYCGVRRNLEGLQRYRMTEDEIMEVVHSLHNIGIKTVILQSGEDAWWTRDRIAHLITRIKKETGMKITLSLGERPREEYEYFKKLGANNYLLKIETTNEEIFKFIHPDDDINHRKECSSWLKELGYLNGSGCIIGLPGQREEDIANDILYFKDMGINMIGIGPFIPAKGTPLENYPTGDVDMTLKAVAVTRLVCKRVFLPATTALASIDSDLQADALKAGANTIMLINTPAKYRYNYQIYSDKNMVDLKSAYDAVTGANREFPSYLKIDMEVYKDAGNTEK
- the hydF gene encoding [FeFe] hydrogenase H-cluster maturation GTPase HydF; translation: MQGTPRSNRLHISIFGKRNAGKSSLINALTNQDIALVSNVAGTTTDPVYKAMEILPIGPVVLIDTAGIDDEGDLGQLRVKKTLQVLNKTELAVLVISAVDGVTDFDKETLDRIKDKKIPVVGVVNKSDEKNLSESDINNIQDEIGIEFVKVSSKTRDGIDELKNLIIKYSPNTDVEKKIVGDLIEPHDYVVLVTPIDKAAPKGRLILPQQQTTRDIIDHGSIAIITRETELEATLQGLNKRPKIVITDSQAFEKVDKLTPKDIPMTSFSILYARYKADLEELVLGVKQIEKLKENDNVLICEGCTHHRQEGDIGKDKIPKWIEGMCGKNLNFEWTSGVNYPEPDEMKKYSLIVHCGGCMLNPKEMEFRVMQARENRTPIVNYGILIGHITGVLERALEPFPVAKELYIGE
- a CDS encoding methyl-accepting chemotaxis protein; protein product: MITTLEENELIKSFNNLIPYFQYYFEDEIAFTISNTEYFLRGVDSETIKLGVKSGDTIPVGCAAYECLKAKKTVSIIVPKEVFGISVKAIGVPVEENGEVVGTIVIAKSLKRQKEMFNLTENLSDSLEQIAKSINEINKGVQDVALVNGAIQKNVKKTYDEAQNTDKVLKFIENIASQTNLLGLNAAIEAARAGQVGRGFGVVADEIRKLSVSSSESIKQINGVLKNIQDSVTKISDKINDSNIVFEEQVSSIEEITDVIEKLNQSASVLKGMASKI